Within the Miscanthus floridulus cultivar M001 chromosome 2, ASM1932011v1, whole genome shotgun sequence genome, the region aagcaggagcgagttttggcggacttttgggtaagtgtctcacaacatagctcaatacatctcctccattgcttaagtcttttattgaaataatgaacggatacatcgtgtttgtatgcagaggtacttCAAGGCTAAAGAAGGTTGAGAGACCCTAGCAGATCAGATGACACACAGAGCCTGTAAGAAGTACGTCGGCAACATGATTCACGAGGCGCGACTCTAGGCCCACGTCGACTACTACAAgtccatcaagaaagagcccctcAACAAAACCGGCACAAGAAATGTGGCGCTGACCAAGGAGCAGTGCCTTcaggtaggtgaataatattgattcgttttgagatttagtaggtccagaattgatcttcttatatggcaaacacttgatgatgtgtaggtgccggcctcgtggtgcatgtcgcataGATCGGCATGGTCGAGGATCGTGGACAGGTACCTTGACTCGGCGTACATCACAAAGCACGAGCAAGGCAAGCGGAAGCGGGCACTGAGGACCGctccaactcaccaccaaggcagccgcaacctccctgcattcaagcgggcacttgtatgagatgtcatttatctattctaacgctcaattttgcctgatttctaatcatcttggcgtctttctcgcaggaggtggcacacccggacgtgccggtgtcggagtttggtgcatgggctatgtcccacatgggcccaGTGAAATCCGGTGTTGTCTTCAACCCGGATGGCCCTGCCTAGGCTTACTCTGACCGAGCGTCcacgctaaggtcagagactacacggaggcggttagggcgctccatggctcagatcacaatctgagcactgagccccttgagacagaggtgatcatgaggctggggcaaggcaggaagcacgggcggttgtggattgcagacggcaccgactcctcgagctctgcaccctctctctctccgacgtgagggcacggagcacggccagaagccttcccatacgtgcacggcctactccaacactgtcgcgggtcgatgaacttcaggtaattctggtttcactcgtcgtacattgaacgttacacacattgatcagatttgcaatactgaaacatgtgattgaaacactatAGGTTGAGCTAGCAGAGACAAGAgagacgcaagcgcacctgaccgcagagttagaggccacgaagaagcagatggcggacatgtatcagatcatgcaaaccattgggtgtccaagtgcagttgccagctccagctccggttcgacacttcactcctgtgagtatgaaagtttaatgcgttcgtgccgttgggattgtcagccttcgtgccgttgtgattttcggccttcgtgccgttgtgattgtcggccttcgtgccgttgttattgtcggcctttgtgccgttgtttcttgcaggttggaaacctccccgtgtaggggagttgctgccaaaattttcaattttgagtctaacacatgcaatctcttctcttttgtgtagcctccgtcggcgggttcaaacaatcctgctagcgtgtcaccggcggctgatcACGTTAACCCTTCGTCGTagtccggtccttcaccgctgtccggggggccacacctgcagttTCCGTCGCCacagtagggatgttgaactttgtgatgttgaacttgtaataataaacttgtgatgttgaactttggtgcatttgtgatggattttcgatggatttattaaatatgtgtgtgcttgtgatatataatgcatgttggtgatatagatgtgatgattgatgtgtgtgtatatatatatagtctgttacaatggaatgtaaaaaaaatttgcaattctcggggtctttgccgagtgccatgggcaaggcactcggcaaagtttttttttaaaaaaatttctttgcctcgccgcggcactcgacaaagtatttttttaaaaaaaatccagaaattctttgccgagtgcctaaacagggacactcggcaaagaaattatttaaaaaaaaataaaaaaaactttgccgagtgcccctgtctaggcactcggcaaagtttttttaaaaaaaaaataaaaaaactttgctgagtgcctaggtaggggcactcggcaaagtacttttttaaaaaaaataaaaaaactttgcgaGTGCCTGggatggggcactcggcaaagtattttttttttaaaaaaattcagaaattctttgccgagtgcctaaacagggacactcggcaaagaaattatttaaaaaaaaaaataaaaaaaactttgccgagtgcctggacaggggcactcggcaaagtaatttttttaaaaaaaaataaaaaaaaactttgtcgagtgcctgggctgggacactcggcaaagtaatttttttaaaaaataatttcttttgccgagtgctgggtcaggcactcggcaaaaataaccgttaacggccggctCGCAACGGCCgcaaatattttgccgagtgccgccccaaggACTCCGcaaaattgttttttattttgccgagtgccccgataaaaagcactcggcaaagaccctttgccgagaaaatttttaccgagcggactttgccaagtgctacactcggcaaagcctttgccgagtgcaaagggctctttgtcgagtgtaaaaacactcggcaaagccgcggccttCGGCAGTGACTGAATGTCAATTAGGAGATATACTAAGAACCATTGTGCTGTCTTCACTGAGAACTACTATGCCACCTACAGGAACACCCTGACCAACTGGAGCCGGCCCTAGCCACTGTAGGAGGGGCTACAAGTAGGCAAGGGATACCCACGATCGGCCAAGGACAGAGGCAACCATCGATGACTAGGGTTGGCCATGCCATGGCCAAGCATCGGCTAACATACAAGCAAAAGTTTATACTTCAGATGAAGTCATGCTAGTGGTGGGTGTGGAGATCGTTTTTTTTTCATGCACGAGGGAGTGATTTTGTGGCGATTAGGAGCACGAGGAGACCACGAGTATATGACAAAGTTACACCAATTTTCGGAGGAGTTTTAAAGAGTTGTCGGAGTTACTGTAACCACCTGAACACTATAGTTACTTCCTTTGATCTGAATAAAATTCTCCGCATCTGGAATGTACCATATGTTAAATTTATGTCTCAATCATTTTACAAGCTACATATGATCATATTTACATCCATCATACACATTGTTGTACTTGTGGTATATTTTAATCCTTTTTATTTAAAAAGGAAGCTGGAGCCAATCAATGGCCCTGTtccgtttcgctgaaatttgtcTTATGCTagcagaaaaatattattcgttcgctgaaaagtatagctgaagtagttcaagcgaacagggccaatctTTGCAAAGACGgataaaggaaaacaaagaaagaacaaaaatatGAGATTTTTTTATTAGGAGAACAAAAACAATATGAGATTTTTTTATTAGGAGAACAAAAACATAAGATGAGAAACAAATGAACAGTTTGACGGGCCAGCCCTGACAAACCTGGGCCAAGAATAAACAGGCCCATAGACTTGTGATAataaagtaaataaataaataaagggcCTAAAACCCCACACCTGTTCTCCTACCTCCCCTCCGCCGCCGCAACAACCATTTCCTCCTCTAGCCGGTAGCCGCCGCCTCCGATCCCCTCCCCAAGGCTCTACAGAGCCAGTTCATCCAGGCGCGAATGGCGGCGGCGAGGAACCTGCTTCTGAGGCACCTCCGCTTGGCGGCGGCCCCGTCAGCGGCGTCCGTGAGGCCGACGGCGTCGCTGCAGGAGGCCCTGTGGGGGCGGCGGTGGATGTCTTCGGAGGATGCCAAGGGCTCTTTCCTGGACAAGAGCGAGGTCACTGAACGCATCATCAAGGTCGTCAAGAGCTTCCCGAAgatcgacgacccctccaaggtATATACACTGCTGTCACACTCTCCCTACCGTTGGCTAGCTGGAgcaagaggtgcttgatgggatcAAACCGGCGATCGAATCGAATCCATACAATAGCTTCTTTCCGAGGAATGAATATTTGTGAGAAACACAGACGTAGCTGGGTTGTTAGATCTATTAGCAGTGTGCAATAATGATAAGCATTTCTATGTGTAAATTGGATTCAAGTTCAAAGAGTGATTTCATTTGGCTGACAAAATGGCTGCAAGCTGTGGTGTTGTTGCTAGTGTTACTTCAACTTGATTCTGTTGATTATCATGAATTTCATAGTTGGTAAACTTTAGCTAATAGCAGAATGCTTAGGGCTATTCCCTAATTTGTTCAGAAATATTTTATTTTCTTACTCGGTGGAAATTGATAAATGATTACTAATGAAATGACTCATTTTTGCTGGTGAAAACATGCACTAATGGAAAATTGGGAGTTCTCTATatagttttatttgttttttgggCATTTTGGTGCCCAAGATTTCTTGTGTAAATCAAGCGGAGTACAACTAGGCGCTGTTTTGTTCAGTGTAGACAGTTACTTCGATAGTTTTCAAAGAGATTGAGTCGTTCAGGAATTAGCATACCATATTGAGATTCAGCATCAAGAAACCAAATAAGAAATCCCTAAACAAACACAAGTGTCTGCAACTAAAAACAGTTAGTAAGCTTGAAAACATAGACTAACAGAAAGTCTGACTAGGCATTTAATTAGTTGCCTTAGTGGCTATGGATTAGGCAATTTGTCCAGTTATGGACGGAGTCTTTCCTTTACTCTCCTGAACAAGCCACTTGATCTGAGGACTTACAAATTGAAGGGGTCTGGAATCAAAACCAGATTTTTACTACAATTAGGATGAAGCTAGATACCATGCATGACAGCGTCTCCTCTTGGATTCCAAATCTTACTATTCTCTGCTTGCCTACTGGCAGGGTAGCACTTGTGCATAATACGAGAAATCGAGCATTTAAATTAACTCGGGCTTCCAAGTTGCTTAGCCTATCAATATTTGCAGGTGCTAGCTTGGGCATTGGGCAAAGACATGAATGTCAGCGCTTAATACTAATAGTTTCATCATGAGACAAACTTCTGTTATACTGTATTTTTAGCCTTTTCCACATAACGTAGCAGATATTATGCAGAAAAAAGCATTCATTTACATGCATATAAGTAATTGCATTTTGTACAATGTAGCAAGGAGTGACGACCTCAATCTTTTGGGAAAGAACTTCAGTCTTATTTTCCAGCTTGCAGCAACACAGTGGTGCCTATTTAGTTGTTCTACGTTAGCTATTTGTTACGAAAGTGTCTAATCATCGTCTTATGCCTGCATTGGTCTAGTTCATGTTCATGTATAGGCACCATCAATAGATCCATTCATGTGGTAGGCAAAGCTCATCAGGGCAATCATGAGATGCAGCATTTACCAGTGAATTGGCATGGATATGAAGTTTCTGCAGTTGCTTTTGTTGGCATTGCTGCCTATTGTAATGCAGCATCAGTTCTGCACTGATGGTCCTTGGAGTTTTAGTCAGCCCATTCATTTGGTTGGACGCATCTGGGCATGGCAGGAAAACTCCAGTTCCTCTGTTGCTCTGTTTTGCTGGTCGCAAAACAGTTAGTTGCTGCTTTGCCAGAGCAAATCTTGGCAGATTAATGACTCCTTCCATTATTCTGTCATTGCGCGGAAGTGTCCATGTTTTCATTGTCTTTGCATTGGCGCTGCCATTAGTGATGTGAACCCGTCTTTCCTGCCTATAAGCTTGTgtcttttgtgtgtgtgtgtgtgtgtggggggggggggggggggggggtctgtaGGGGTTGTTTGTTCTGCCATGATGGAGATAATGATGCTGGTATCTCTCCATGGTGCTGTGGAGGATTCTTGAAGATGAGAGGCAAGCTCCTCGATAATAGTAAGGTCAAGGTTATCACCCACTGTTGAGCATTGTTGAGCTCTATCGTCTGGTAGTCAGACATTTTGAGCCAGGATTCATGCAGGCGTTGGTGCAATGGGACTAGGGGTATATGGTTGTTGGTGGCTAAGGGAAACTAGGATGTTCTGACTTCTGAGTGCCTGGGAATGGAGGGAAAATTAGGGTATAAATACCTTAAGGCAGACacaattttgacatgattattttgcgcgtgtttagttggagggaaagttggaatttggctaccgtagcattttcgtttttatttggcaaatagtgttcaatcatggactaattaggcttaaaacgtttgtctcgtaattttcaactaaactgtgtaattagttttttttcatctacatttaatgctccatgcatgtatcgcaagattcgatgtgatggctactgtagcacttttttggattttgggtgccaactaaacacgcgctttgTTTTCCTGCTGTCTATTTTGGGATTTTCTCTCTCGCATATGTGTTTATCTTTTCTGCATTTTCGTGCTCTATGCATGATAACTATAGGAAATCAGCAAGAATAAGTGAGAGCTGAGAATTGTATATGATAGCCCTAACTCTTTTCTGTCAGCAATCTAGTTTGCTGCTTGTTTTTTGTACTTATGCGTGACGGAAAAAGAAAACCTATGCACATAACAAAAAGAGCTGCTAGCAGGTTTTCACCTTGGTTCAGTCATCTTCCTCCTGTTGTCCTTTTTCTCTAATCTGTAAAGTTCCAATAAGTAAATGCTGTCGAGACATGAGTGTTTGGTTACATTTTTTGCCTGCAAGCTTTAACGCTTGATGACAAATCCTCAGTCAGTTTGTTCCCAATGACCTGTAGGTGACACCAGATGCCCATTTCAAGAATGATCTTGGCCTAGACAGTTTGGATGCAGTGGAGGTTGTTATGGCCCTTGAAGAGGAATTCAGATTCGAGATACCTGACAATGAAGCTGACAAGATTGACTCCATCAAAGTTGCAGTTGACTTCATTGCCTCGCACCCACAAGCGAAATGATAAAACGCTTTGCCTGCTATAGTTAAGCTATCGTCCTTAATCTCTGTTTATGAAGGGAAGTTTGGCTTGAAGATGTACACTACCGTGACCATTTGGATACTTTTACTGATGCTACTCTCCTTTTTGGAACCAATTTCGCTACTGTGGATTGTCTGCACTAAAACATGAGAAggaacttgttttcttgtatgcGGCTTTCCCCGCTCATCAAAGAGCAGACATAGTTTCTTTGGCCTGTATATATGGAGATGTCAGTGAAGCTTTAAGAACATAATAGTGCCTATCGAGTTCACCACCGCTGAACATTGCCTATCCAATTCAccacttgtcggtgtttcgaatcacCGATCAATAAATTTGTGATTTACGCGTCTagcctggatggtgtgcttagaggacacaaggatttatactggttaggGCGGAATGTCTCTACATCAAGTCTATCGCTGCTTGTGTTATCGGCACTAGTTTATAGTATGGGCtataaacgggcgagagagggagcaggtcccaagtctctggtgaaaaggtCGAACGGAGTTGAGTCTCGTTGAGCTCGTTCAGTTGTTCAACGTTGTGCCCTTCGTGGGGCGTCATGCTTCCCCTTTTATTAATGAAGCCcgcgccctcagggtcgggcgagacggagcccgcgctcttagggtcgggtgagacggagtccGCGCCCTCGGAGTCAGAcgtgacggagccgacgcccgaggggtctggcgagatgGAACCCGCGTCCTCGGGGTCAGGCGTGACGGAACTcgtgccctcggggtcgggcgagaccaaaatacgctcttgaccatccggACAAGTTAGCGTTCGTGGACATCAGCTTTCTTCTTCCATATATCCCTAATATGTCGATGCCTTGCGCTGGTGGTGAAAAACTCTAACGGACTTTGCATACTCTAACGCCGTCTTCCATATTGCCTTGCGCATGTGTtacaactcaacaaagagagttcagatttgccatttCTTATatagggctccggccaacgctggtgtctctgccgtgtgtatgctctattcttcctcttcttctacctctagccatagtgtgtgtggttgGACAGCCTCTGTCGAGGTCGGCCGTGgtgcaagactggtgagtgatcGACTCACCCGAGCCGGCGATCCTATGGGCTAACAAGTgatatcggagccgtacaagcgtcaTCGTCGGACTAATCGCTGGCGATGATGAACGGTTCGGAGATggacgacagcagtggcactgctgcggctgcccagccacgaccggaggtcgttgtttGCACGGTGCGaaaggtcagcggcaccagttgcccgatgttgactcgcaccaactatagaGAGTGGTCGGGGACCATGAATGTCAAGCTCAGAGCCTAACGACTCTGGAATGTTGTTGACAAGGACACCGACAATGAGAAAGATGACATGTcaacgttggaggctatcctcactgctataccggcggagtacagggagccgttggtgGTGAAtagctcggctaaggaggcgtgggagactATTGCGGTGATGCGCGTCGGTTCtgaccacgcaaagaaggcgacgacctAGCTTCTGaaacaggagtacgccaaccttaagttcaaggatggtgaaacggtggaggacttctccctccgcctatagacgctcatcagcaagctgaagagctatgacgtcaccatcgacgaagaggagacaGTCTCCAAGTACCTCTACTCCGTGCCggtaaagtacatccagatcgctctctctatagagacgatgctggacttgtctaccctcaccattgaggatgtgacaggccatttGCGAGCAGTGGACGAGCGTCTGGAGCAGGCGACAACAACGAAGGACAGtggcaaactgctgctgacagaggaggagtgggctgctcagaGGAACTCCGGGGTAacctcctccagccacggtggcgatggcaagcgccgtgataaggcttcttcggagaagaagaagcaggttgaccccaacgcctgccggcgctgtgggaagacgggctattgggcacgggagtgcccaaatcgcaagtaggagaagaaggctgaggctcatctgacgtaagctgatgatgataatgaggccactatcctgatgacaACGTTCTATACACTGCACGACATCAAGGCCGAGGAGAAGGCAAAGGtgacgatggtggaaggacctagaaaggctctgaaggctgtcaacctcgacgaaccgcacGCCCAAATTCTCATCAGAcatgtgggcgccgaccaggggcagcggtggtatctggactctggtgccagcaaccacatgacgggctctaaggcatccttctccgagctcgacgacgatgttaccggtatggtgaagtttggtgatggctcatgggtggcaatccaagggcgcgacaccatcatctttaggtgccagaatggggagcaccgcgcgctaacggatgtatattatacCCCACAGCTGTGTTCCAGCACCATCAACATTGGTTAGCTAGATGAgcacggtagcgaggtactgatcaaggacagagtccttaggatcagtgAACGGGAGCAGCGatttcttgccaaggtgaagaggtccctaaaccgGTTGTATCTACTTGACCTAAAGGTAGAGTAGCCGGTGTGTATGACAGCAAAGCACAccgaggaaccatggatgtggcatgcccggttcggacatctcagcttcgacgcgcttggtcagctagagaagatggtctgagggctaccccacatcgagcACGGAAAATAGCTGTGTGACAACGGCCTGGCCGGGAAGTAGAGGagggaggctaccattcccaaaggcggccaagtatcgtgcgaaggacgctcttgagctcgtccacgatgacctctgcgggccgatcacgccagctacaaacggtattcggtggtacttcctcctgctcgtggatgattatagtcgctacatgtggctgcaacttctgacaagcaaggacgaagcggcggcggtgatcaagaagttcaagatgcgcgcggaggccgaaagcggcaagaagctccatgtgctgaggactgatcgcggtgctgaattcacttcggtggagttcgctgcgtactgcgcagatcagggtgtggtgcgacaccacaccgcaccgtactcgccacaacagaatggcatggtggaaaggcaaaaccagatggtggtcggcatggctcgatccatgatgaaggccaaaggaaTGCTGACAAGGTTCTAGGATGAAGCGGTGACCActgcggtgttcatcctcaaccgtgctccgaccaaggccctgatgggcaagacgccattcgaagcttggtatgggcgcaagcctagtgtgtccttcctctggacattcgaCTGCATTGGCCATattaggaagacgaagccgatcctcaccaagctagaggacaggagcacaccaatggtgttcctgggctacgcgaAGGGTACCAAgacgtaccggctctacgacccatgctgagacaaggtacttgtctcaCGCAATGTTgtgttcgatgagaaggtggCTTGGGACTAGACTAGTCCAAGCacaggggaagctggcggcttcaccagcaccttcgtcgtcgagcactttgTCATCCACGGTTGTGGagatgctggggaagaggtgccgagcactccgggaggggtgccgagcactctagcggTAGAGCCAAGCACTCATGGGGCaatgccgagcacttcgggagggatgccgagcactcctagaCGGATGCCGAGCATGCTAGGAGTGGTGTCGGGAGGTTCTACAGTGGTGGTGACCACTCTAGgacaggtgccgagcactcccatagcagagccaagaggtcttgcggTAGTGCCGACCACTCCTAGACTGAGGCtaagcactcctacagtggtgtcgAGCACTGTAGGAGTAGTGACGAGCTATCCAGAAGAAGTGCCGAGCGTTGGAACTAGGGTGTCGAGAACTCTAGGTGTTATGCCGAGCACTCTGGTGGAACAG harbors:
- the LOC136539858 gene encoding acyl carrier protein 2, mitochondrial-like: MAAARNLLLRHLRLAAAPSAASVRPTASLQEALWGRRWMSSEDAKGSFLDKSEVTERIIKVVKSFPKIDDPSKVTPDAHFKNDLGLDSLDAVEVVMALEEEFRFEIPDNEADKIDSIKVAVDFIASHPQAK